One stretch of Nicotiana tabacum cultivar K326 chromosome 18, ASM71507v2, whole genome shotgun sequence DNA includes these proteins:
- the LOC142172508 gene encoding uncharacterized protein LOC142172508, producing MSAPPGNVKGNLLAGHLSSMNAQCEDVPKTRADCNVDYLKKWEKNAKAKKWLICGLGPDGYSRIQGCSTAKQIWDTLQVAHDGTSQVKRSRGTLFSQYENFAMKDGETIQEMYRRFTTLTNELSSL from the exons atgagtgcaccacctggtaATGTGAAGGGCAATCTACTAGCAGGCCACCTCTCTTCAATG AATGCCCAATGTGAGGATGTTccaaaaacaagagctgactgcaatgTTGATTATCTTAAgaagtgggagaagaatgctaaagcaAAGAAATGGCTTATTTGTGGACTTGGTCCTGATGGGTACAGCAGAATCCAAGGATGTTCCACTGCAAAACAAATATGGGACACACTACAAGTGGCTCATGATGGAACTAGTCAAGTGAAAAGATCAAGAGGAACATTGTTTTCACAATATGAAAACTTTGCTATGAAGGATGGAGAAACCATTCAGGAGATGTACAGAAGGTTCACTACTTTGACAAATGAGTTGAGTTCTCTTTGA
- the LOC107817681 gene encoding transcription factor bHLH68-like — translation MNRGAMQKSPVQQMMGGSPNWWNINNMRPPISHQQIAATSVPSLLAPNNNHFSPTVPLPSPPWNNNQEQLPESWSQLLLGGLVGEEEKSVHLSNMQAVKKLENNWEEQSTFLSQAADSVIDVNQKNYMYEHVNNVDFHHQTEITGKPTWSQMMPLSSPKSCVTTLSSNMLDFSNNKSDTRHPPPDHSSECNSRATSGAPNKKARVQPSSTQSTKVRKEKLGDRITALHQLVSPFGKTDTASVLLEAIGYIGFLQSQIEALSLPYLGSGSGNMRQQHQQSVQERNSLFPEDPGQLSNDNCLKRKATSEQDYHEESKDLRSRGLCLVPLSCTLQVGSDNGADYWAPAFGGGFR, via the exons ATGAATAGAGGTGCTATGCAGAAATCACCAGTGCAGCAAATGATGGGTGGAAGCCCTAACTGGTGGAATATCAATAACATGAGGCCTCCCATATCTCATCAACAAATTGCTGCTACGTCTGTTCCTTCCTTGTTGGCTCCTAATAATAATCATTTCTCTCCAACAGTGCCACTTCCTTCGCCTCCATGGAATAATAACCAAGAACAGCTTCCTGAATCATGGAGCCAATTACTTCT TGGAGGCTTGGTGGGGGAAGAAGAGAAGTCAGTACATCTGAGCAATATGCAGGCCGTCAAGAAGTTGGAAAATAATTGGGAAGAACAGTCGACGTTCCTGAGCCAGGCAGCTGATTCTGTTATAGATGTAAATCAGAAAAACTACATGTATGAACATGTCAATAATGTGGATTTCCATCACCAGACAGAAATTACTGGTAAACCTACTTGGTCACAGATGATGCCACTCTCATCTCCTAAGTCTTGTGTCACAACTTTGAGCAGTAACATGCTAGATTTTTCTAACAACAAGTCAGATACAAGACACCCACCTCCTGATCATTCATCTGAG TGCAACAGTAGAGCTACAAGCGGGGCACCTAATAAGAAAGCTAGGGTTCAACCATCTTCAACTCAGTCTACcaag GTGAGAAAGGAAAAATTGGGGGACAGGATAACAGCCCTTCACCAACTTGTTTCCCCATTTGGGAAG actgaCACAGCTTCTGTCCTGTTGGAAGCTATAGGGTACATCGGATTCCTTCAGAGCCAAATTGAG GCCCTTAGCTTGCCGTACCTGGGCAGTGGATCAGGAAACATGAGGCAGCAACATCAACAATCT GTTCAGGAGAGGAATAGTTTATTTCCTGAAGACCCTGGTCAG CTATCGAATGACAACTGCCTGAAGAGGAAGGCAACTAGTGAGCAG GATTATCATGAAGAATCAAAGGACCTAAGGAGTAGAGGGTTGTGTCTGGTTCCATTATCATGCACACTGCAAGTTGGGAGTGACAATGGAGCAGATTATTGGGCTCCGGCATTCGGAGGAGGTTTCCGGTGA